One Fusarium musae strain F31 chromosome 6, whole genome shotgun sequence DNA segment encodes these proteins:
- a CDS encoding hypothetical protein (EggNog:ENOG41), translating into MPKRKLPPTEEPSEPQEVSQPRPSKRLRFANVAYNPPSRDILTTISSELLLRILSFLSSSELLNISPTSQRLYRLASDPHLWREHYYERFVLPRALRIPGFRLGGAEGTKLQYSSRRAVWADGRKGRAPQDEVLRESNKTESVDWKRQYKLRHNWARGKCAVEEVSVRDAPDENGGQKRTLVKVVEGIAITADSESGLRAWDLRTRRPIAQLNLHEENESDDNAPTSLAVDENGSGTVVDIVVGFADGGFGLWRLNLERQELLRRYRHEKSCNGELVAVACGYPYVLTATTAGLISLYTFNRPDDKSSDDAANSVKDEPSSKATATATEKPPSAILPPPYLLTSLKSHTTHLPLALSIRRMSSSVSASIAYTFSAREGWCIGIQDLLITPSADGSGVDTISSRLASTLPIAASGGADSTQTNESRSGLTTLCYSHPYLLATLPDNTLVLYLCTSTATFLSLSLGIRLWGHTSGISDAEITPLGKAVSISTRGDEIRVWELEGRGGGSSIEVRPTSRQPADDASIPTSAPRAEWEDRRNWVGFDDEMVIVLKEARDGRESLMVYDFT; encoded by the coding sequence ATGCCGAAACGTAAGCTCCCTCCGACCGAAGAACCCTCCGAACCACAAGAAGTATCTCAACCTCGGCCTTCAAAACGTTTACGTTTCGCAAACGTGGCATATAACCCACCTTCCCGCGATATTCTCACCACGATCTCCTCCGAGCTTCTACTGCGAATATTATCCTTCCTGTCGTCGTCAGAGTTACTGAATATCTCCCCCACTTCACAGCGCCTTTACCGCCTTGCGTCGGATCCTCATCTCTGGCGCGAACATTACTACGAGCGCTTTGTCCTGCCGCGCGCTTTACGTATACCTGGATTTAGACTCGGTGGAGCTGAAGGAACCAAGTTACAGTATTCTTCGCGACGAGCTGTATGGGCAGATGGACGAAAAGGAAGAGCGCCGCAGGATGAGGTTCTGAGAGAGAGCAATAAGACCGAGAGCGTCGACTGGAAGAGACAGTATAAGTTACGTCACAACTGGGCCAGAGGAAAATGCGCAGTGGAAGAGGTCAGCGTACGAGATGCGCCCGATGAGAATGGAGGACAGAAGAGGACGTTAGTCAAGGTCGTGGAGGGCATTGCAATAACGGCCGATTCGGAATCTGGACTGCGCGCATGGGATCTTCGAACGCGGCGACCGATTGCGCAGCTCAACTTGCACGAGGAAAACGAAAGCGACGATAATGCACCGACATCACTTGCGGTGGACGAAAACGGTTCTGGAACAGTAGTGGATATTGTAGTGGGATTCGCAGATGGCGGCTTCGGACTTTGGCGGTTGAACCTCGAGCGGCAAGAACTATTACGGAGATATCGGCACGAGAAAAGTTGCAACGGAGAACTTGTCGCTGTCGCTTGTGGATATCCTTATGTCCTAACAGCGACCACAGCGGGTTTAATATCGCTATACACGTTCAACCGCCCAGATGACAAATCCTCGGACGACGCTGCGAATAGTGTCAAGGACGAACCGTCATCGaaagcgacagcgacagcgacagagAAACCACCGAGCGCGATCCTCCCGCCTCCATATCTCCTCACGTCGCTCAAGTCGCACACCACCCACTTGCCACTCGCTCTATCGATACGGCGCATGTCGTCCTCTGTGAGCGCCTCCATCGCCTACACCTTCTCTGCCCGAGAAGGCTGGTGTATCGGCATTCAGGACTTGCTGATAACGCCGTCAGCCGATGGCTCCGGCGTCGACACAATATCCTCCCGCCTCGCATCGACACTCCCCATTGCAGCCTCTGGCGGCGCTGACTCTACTCAAACCAATGAGTCACGATCAGGGCTTACGACTCTTTGCTACAGCCACCCGTATCTTCTCGCCACGCTACCAGACAACACTCTCGTCCTATACCTTTGCACGTCGACTGCGACATTCCTATCACTATCCCTGGGTATCCGCCTCTGGGGCCACACATCAGGCATCTCAGATGCGGAGATCACACCGCTGGGTAAGGCTGTGAGCATTAGCACGCGAGGAGACGAGATCCGCGTATGGGAGCTGGAGGGCCGCGGCGGAGGCAGCAGCATCGAGGTACGACCTACGAGCAGGCAGCCAGCCGATGACGCAAGCATCCCTACATCGGCGCCAAGGGCTGAGTGGGAAGACCGCAGGAACTGGGTTGGcttcgatgatgagatggtcATCGTTCTCAAAGAGGCGCGAGACGGTCGCGAGAGTCTGATGGTCTACGACTTTACATGA
- a CDS encoding hypothetical protein (EggNog:ENOG41), whose translation MAANSPYSAQATSAMPPPAHPASIPSRMQINSLMSPPDQAHDSFYYHTGKVDSSFSSSKNASGQTPMSPPISPCNRPMATTETPTNSTGRDIVLYPDDASSSPAQTPLFPPTLEGRDHSRTIEEHIQKNINDKIFVEVPPPTRNDYELVASFQSQLNITYAQNPKAWMLSVTKQARDDNHRIAQAKARARPLAAKAPPKISRPRTDNNRVAKPPGTGRTIRVQPTNSPRRPTPQFSANDINITEPKPRAQGPDKDFASLQDFCPPPSVVPAQKNWWKVDWKGNPLDNSNDPHRHLLSPEEIMLASLLRLDCATYLTSKRRIFIGRLKNFRKGKGFRKTDAQQACKIDVNKASKMWTAFDHAKWFRESLLEPFEDAIVD comes from the coding sequence ATGGCGGCCAATTCTCCTTACTCTGCGCAAGCGACAAGCGCAATGCCTCCTCCAGCCCATCCTGCCTCAATTCCTTCCAGGATGCAAATCAACAGTCTGATGTCGCCTCCAGACCAAGCACACGATAGCTTCTACTACCACACCGGAAAGGTcgactcctccttctcctccagcaaGAACGCTTCAGGACAGACTCCAATGTCTCCTCCAATCTCGCCTTGCAACAGACCTATGGCCACTACCGAGACACCAACAAACTCAACGGGTCGTGATATCGTTCTCTACCCAGATGATGCGTCTTCCAGTCCAGCCCAGACTCCTCTGTTTCCCCCAACCCTCGAGGGTCGTGACCATAGTCGAACGATTGAGGAACATATACAAAAGAATATCAACGACAAGATTTTTGTTGAGGTGCCACCACCGACACGCAACGACTATGAGCTTGTGGCTTCGTTTCAGTCGCAACTCAACATAACTTACGCACAAAACCCAAAGGCATGGATGCTGTCAGTGACTAAGCAGGCTCGTGACGACAATCATCGCATAGCTCAAGCCAAAGCACGCGCTCGTCCCTTGGCAGCCAAAGCTCCCCCCAAGATATCTCGGCCTCGCACCGACAATAATCGGGTTGCGAAACCTCCCGGGACCGGGCGGACTATTCGCGTTCAACCTACCAACAGCCCTAGACGACCAACTCCTCAGTTCAGTGCCAATGACATCAACATTACTGAGCCGAAACCTCGGGCTCAAGGTCCAGACAAAGATTTTGCATCACTGCAGGACTTCTGTCCACCACCGAGCGTGGTTCCCGCGCAAAAGAACTGGTGGAAGGTTGATTGGAAAGGGAACCCACTCGACAACAGCAACGACCCTCATCGACATCTTCTTTCCCCTGAAGAAATAATGCTGGCAAGCCTCCTGCGCCTTGACTGTGCGACATACCTGACCAGCAAGAGACGCATTTTCATAGGCAGGCTCAAAAACTTTAGGAAAGGGAAAGGCTTCCGCAAGACCGATGCCCAACAGGCTTGCAAGATTGATGTCAATAAGGCCTCCAAGATGTGGACTGCCTTTGACCATGCCAAATGGTTTAGGGAGTCACTCCTGGAGCCATTTGAGGATGCTATCGTGGATTAG
- the ATG23 gene encoding Autophagy protein: MFQRFKSAIDRTIAEEQARSQTAQQSRSPSRTRSTSSRKGDGTPAQRAKARKQAAEAGDAPNPDPAVFEAAFVIDDESEPSRATTPMPPAANDDSKTDNGDNQNNGSDEKNANDSKDEVNLGKNQDGGDDASAARPEATKSQELSPEIRQKLRKLEKLEATYPELLRSYRVAHRRATAIEPFEKALRENTPLTSISDPEALVEYLNQLNLRSDMVMQELKKVSTDKEELQKKHNETEEKAKKLEEELTALKSGDSAQPKAEESEAPKDDKHDDTPPEVPEKSKSPVSSVMGMFSPKHKPQKSLSEVTESTTERKDKSEEFFSYDDEIPHLQADLTSKSEEIEKLKSEVEGLQKELMAVKENSAGLVENLENATRELSESRDAAAAKESLQTQLDERNKEIESLNQRLQEAQNQLKQLEEDKGAQTAKVDELEVSLASSDKRASELDAELAKASNAKNISKKLIDDLNSQIEALKKEKTESQTKIDDLTKKLESKPAPAAPTPAATPTPAASQPAAATGGGNKKKNKKKKGKGGGAGGAAAPTVEAAVETPEPAAPAEPEGNAELEAEIAKLKEEVAEKDTQIERLSKRRKTEEDLREEIESLQENLLTIGQDHVEAKEKIKELEAEKLELKTQIADLEKKIDSSASDAEISTKLQSEMESLKTEYYELKEKTTTLQTDLGAAQQLAQNRFKDLTDLREVLQKAQPELKSLRQESATLKTTKEELAAKIKELKDMEKREKDLKRDVERVQKLASDRESEIKGLQEKLATETNAKLRLEDAQRVSGRDLRRSEAEKVEISAKAEKTEAELKTVQEELGKLRPKVKELEEQMHKLKREKTAAQEEAEFKTQQYSNAQGLLSSMRDQTAEMSVQLKESKSQAESLEEELAEVQRLLQERTREGETMRRLLADVDERADNKVREMRARMEAAVEERDRIEDESSTLARRKTRETEDLKLKLKDLEREVKTLTHERDELEQREKEWRRRREELESVEEKAEAEADELRTTASQLRTALDASEKQVRDVEKQRAELRRMLEEARQRYEKVSKDLKSVQTKLVANSSRSSFDSVRSGSNGSPAAGGTPDTVYLKTILLQFLEQKDTKLRAQLVPVLGKLLRFDKTDEQKWQKAVQHIEVK; the protein is encoded by the exons ATGTTTCAGCGGTTCAAAAGTGCCATCGATCGGACCATTGCCGAAGAACAAGCCCGTTCACAGACAGCTCAGCAATCCAGGTCACCCTCGAGAACCCGCTCAACATCGTCGCGCAAGGGCGATGGCACACCAGCTCAGCGTGCAAAGGCTAGGAAACAAGCTGCCGAGGCTGGCGACGCACCGAACCCAGATCCTGCTGTATTCGAGGCTGCTTTTGTGATCGACGATGAGAGTGAGCCGAGCCGAGCTACTACCCCAATGCCTCCTGCTGCAAACGACGATTCGAAGACCGACAATGGTGACAATCAGAACAACGGATCGGACGAAAAGAACGCAAATGATTCCAAGGATGAGGTCAATTTGGGCAAGAATCAGGATGGTGGAGACGACGCTTCAGCGGCCAGGCCAGAGGCTACCAAGTCTCAAGAGTTGAGCCCTGAGATCCGCCAGAAGCTGCGCAAACTGGAGAAGCTCGAAGCGACGTATCCCG AATTACTTCGATCTTACCGGGTTGCCCATAGGCGAGCGACAGCGATCGAACCATTCGAAAAGGCCCTCCGAGAAAACACTCCCTTGACTTCCATCAGCGACCCAGAAGCTCTTGTCGAGTATCTCAACCAACTGAACCTCCGAAGCGACATGGTGATGcaggagctgaagaaggtttCGACAGATAAGGAAGAGTTACAGAAGAAGCACAACGAAACCGAGGAAAAGGCTAAGAaattggaggaggagcttaCGGCACTAAAGTCAGGAGACTCGGCTCAGCCAAAGGCCGAGGAATCTGAAGCTCCCAAGGACGATAAGCACGATGATACTCCCCCTGAGGTCCCCGAAAAGTCCAAGTCTCCTGTTTCCTCCGTCATGGGAATGTTCTCACCCAAGCATAAGCCGCAAAAGTCACTATCTGAGGTTACTGAATCCACTACTGAGCGCAAGGACAAAAGCGAGGAGTTCTTCTCTTACGACGATGAAATTCCCCACCTTCAGGCTGACCTTACTTCAAAGTCCGAGGAAATagagaagctcaagtccGAAGTCGAGGGTCTCCAGAAGGAGCTTATGGCCGTCAAGGAGAACAGCGCTGGTCTGGTTGAGAACTTGGAGAATGCGACCCGGGAGCTCAGTGAATCTCGCGAcgctgccgccgccaagGAGTCTCTGCAAACCCAGCTTGATGAGCGCAACAAGGAGATCGAGTCTCTAAACCAGCGATTGCAAGAGGCGCAAAACCAACTCAAACAGCTAGAAGAGGACAAGGGCGCGCAGACAGccaaggttgatgagttggaggTTTCACTTGCTTCATCAGACAAGCGCGCGAGCGAACTGGACGCCGAGCTGGCCAAGGCCTCAAACGCAAagaacatctccaagaagtTGATCGATGACCTCAACAGCCAGATCGAGGCtctgaagaaggaaaagactgAGAGCCAGACCAAGATTGACGATCTAACCAAGAAACTGGAGTCGAAGCCCGCTCCTGCTGCACCCACTCCCGCTGCAACTCCAACGCCTGCAGCCTCACAACCTGCTGCGGCTACGGGCGGTggtaacaagaagaagaacaagaagaagaagggcaagggtgGTGGTGCCGGCGGTGCTGCAGCTCCAACTGTAGAGGCCGCTGTGGAGACTCCTGAGCCGGCAGCTCCCGCCGAGCCTGAAGGAAATGCTgaacttgaggctgagatcgccaagctgaaggaggaggttgctgagaaggataCGCAGATTGAGCGCCTAAGCAAGAGGCgcaagactgaggaggacCTGCGCGAGGAGATTGAATCACTCCAAGAGAACCTGCTCACAATTGGCCAAGATCATGTTGAGGCCAAGGAAAAGATCAAAgagctcgaggctgagaagctggAACTCAAGACACAGATTGctgatcttgagaagaagatcgactCATCTGCTTCAGATGCCGAAATCAGCACCAAGCTGCAAAGCGAGATGGAGTCTTTGAAGACAGAATACtacgagctcaaggagaagacgaCCACTCTGCAAACCGACCTGGGCGCTGCTCAACAACTTGCCCAGAACCGATTCAAGGATCTTACAGACCTACGTGAGGTGCTACAGAAGGCGCAGCCTGAGTTGAAGAGCCTACGCCAGGAGTCTGCTACGCTAAAGACTACGAAGGAGGAGCTcgcagccaagatcaaggagctcaaggataTGGAGAAGCGAGAGAAGGATCTCAAGCGAGATGTGGAGCGTGTCCAGAAGTTAGCCTCGGATCGCGAGAGTGAGATCAAGGGTCTACAGGAGAAATTGGCCACCGAGACAAACGCCAAACTTCGTCTCGAGGATGCCCAACGGGTGTCTGGACGAGACCTTCGCCGATCCGAAGCCGAGAAGGTTGAGATTAGTgcaaaggctgagaagacGGAGGCAGAACTCAAGACAGTACAGGAGGAGCTTGGCAAGCTGCGCCCCAAGGTGAAGGAACTTGAAGAGCAGATGCACAAACTGAAGCGGGAGAAGACGGCAGCGCAAGAGGAGGCTGAGTTCAAGACGCAGCAGTACAGCAATGCTCAGGGTCTGTTGAGCAGTATGCGAGACCAGACCGCCGAGATGTCCGTGCAGCTGAAGGAGTCCAAGTCGCAGGCTGAGTcgctggaggaggagcttgctgAGGTCCAGCGACTACTTCAGGAGCGTACCCGTGAGGGCGAGACGATGCGACGATTGTTGGCTGATGTCGATGAGCGTGCCGATAATAAGGTACGAGAGATGAGGGCGCGAATGGAGGCAGCTGTCGAGGAGCGAGATCGAATCGAGGATGAGTCGAGTACCCTCGCACGACGCAAGACACGCGAGACAGAAgacttgaagctgaagctgaaggatcTGGAGCGCGAGGTCAAGACTCTGACACATGAACGAGATGAGCTCGAGCAGCGTGAGAAGGAGTGGCGCCGACGACGAGAAGAGCTAGAATCGGTAGAAGagaaggctgaagctgaggccGATGAGCTTCGAACAACAGCATCACAATTGCGTACAGCTCTCGACGCATCAGAGAAGCAAGTCCgtgatgttgagaagcagcGAGCCGAGTTACGACGAATGTTGGAGGAGGCAAGGCAACGATACGAGAAGGTATCCAAGGATCTCAAGTCAGTACAGACCAAGCTCGTGGCCAACTCAAGCCGTAGTTCGTTCGACTCGGTGCGAAGCGGAAGCAATGGCTCGCCGGCTGCTGGCGGAACTCCAGATACGGTCTATCTCAAGACGATTCTACTGCAGTTCCTGGAGCAGAAGGACACCAAGCTAAGAGCTCAGCTTGTGCCGGTGCTGGGCAAGCTATTGCGCTTTGACaa GACGGACGAGCAAAAGTGGCAGAAGGCAGTGCAGCATATCGAGGTTAAATAG
- a CDS encoding hypothetical protein (EggNog:ENOG41): MVAFWPWGGESSSTASFEKTLSTLSTKITDTQASLDKVRASSRRARVIWTLYLSFAYLVYAIVLLLVVGYNNLGAFEWGGLTGGPVLIYVTRTTLAAYYNFRIENLSARLKDHQSERAKTIQKLKDATKYDSTMELIEKYGGADGKGKKKEGEQNADKAPNKQRPDGPQGVPGRTRMPPPPTANIQRPHSPMPAPNPMEPSAEFAPNAEFSEPPPPPIAPGTPQPPSMPTGYASYQTGPPESHWYDRIFDVLLGEDETAPKNRIVLICKSCRLVNGQAPPGTKTLSEVGQWRCMSCGAPNGEIDEGKRIMNEVLDAAKDSPTDGESANEDFASDKSEPREVGKN, from the exons ATGGTGGCCTTTTGGCCCTGGGGG GGCGAGTCCTCCTCCACTGCCTCCTTCGAGAAGACCCTCTCTACTCTGTCAACCAAGATCACCGACACACAAGCATCCCTCGACAAGGTCCGCGCAAGCTCTCGCCGCGCGCGTGTCATCTGGACACTCTACCTTAGTTTCGCTTACCTCGTCTATGCGATCGTTCTGCTACTTGTCGTCGGATATAACAACCTCGGCGCCTTTGAATGGGGCGGTCTGACCGGTGGCCCTGTGCT CATCTACGTTACACGCACGACCCTAGCCGCATATTACAACTTTCGCATCGAGAACTTGAGCGCTCGACTCAAGGACCATCAGTCAGAGCGCGCAAAGACGATCCAGAAACTCAAGGATGCCACCAAATATGACTCTACCATGGAATTGATCGAGAAGTACGGCGGGGCTGATGgaaagggcaagaagaaggagggtgAACAGAATGCCGATAAAGCGCCCAATAAGCAGCGACCTGATGGTCCTCAAGGAGTTCCCGGACGAACGCGCATGCCCCCTCCTCCGACAGCCAACATCCAGCGCCCACATAGCCCAATGCCTGCTCCAAACCCCATGGAACCAAGTGCTGAGTTCGCTCCTAACGCCGAATTCTCTGAACCCCCTCCGCCTCCTATCGCCCCCGGtactcctcagcctccttcgATGCCAACCGGTTACGCCTCATACCAGACCGGGCCCCCTGAATCGCACTGGTACGACCGTATCTTTGacgttcttcttggcgaggatgagacAGCGCCCAAGAACCGCATTGTGCTTATTTGCAAATCATGCCGACTCGTCAATGGCCAAGCACCCCCTGGGACCAAGACGCTCTCTGAGGTCGGACAGTGGAGGTGCATGTCCTGCGGCGCTCCTAACGGAGAAATCGATGAGGGAAAGCGCATCATGAATGAGGTTCTCGACGCCGCTAAAGACTCTCCCACAGATGGCGAGAGCGCTAATGAAGACTTCGCTAGTGACAAGAGTGAGCCAAGGGAAGTGGGAAAAAACTAG
- a CDS encoding hypothetical protein (EggNog:ENOG41) has translation MAHSPSSSSVDDAAENTADEEDSEDYCKGGYHPVQVGEKFKDGKYTVVRKLGWGHFSTVWLSRDNTNGKHVALKVVRSAAHYTETAIDEIKLLNKIVQAKPDHPGRKHVVSLLDSFEHKGPHGTHVCMVFEVLGENLLGLIKRWNHRGIPMPLVKQITKQVLLGLDYLHRECGIIHTDLKPENVLIEIGDVEQIVKRVVKPESAEKENNRNGRRRRRTLITGSQPLPSPLNTSFNQSNLFPSPNTHSSLAGVLNEGKQAIDHLVYSSAMTNVILSVGKSSKEASPKPSDDAQKQREKSAREVSGISLDKSNSPSASTGEKRKAEDAHAFDVISVKIADLGNACWVNHHFTNDIQTRQYRSPEVILGSKWGASTDVWSMAAMVFELITGDYLFDPQSGTKYGKDDDHIAQIIELLGPFPKSLCLSGKWSQEIFNRKGELRNIHRLRHWALPDVLREKYHFKEDEAKRIADFLTPMLELVPEKRANAGGMAGHVWLEDTPGMKGLKIEGLEVGGRGEGIDGWATEVRKR, from the exons ATGGCCCATTCcccctcttcctcgtccgtCGACGATGCCGCCGAAAATActgcagatgaagaggattCTGAAGATTACTGCAAAGGTGGCTACCACCCCGTACAAGTCGGagagaagttcaaggatgGAAAATATACCGTGGTTCGCAAGCTAGGATGGGGTCATTTCTCAACCGTCTGGCTGTCCCGCGACAACACCAACGGCAAGCATGTCGCCCTCAAGGTTGTCCGTTCCGCCGCCCACTACACCGAGACCGCCATCGATGAGAttaagcttctcaacaagattgTTCAAGCCAAGCCCGATCACCCTGGTCGCAAGCACGTTGTGAGTCTTTTGGACTCGTTCGAGCACAAGGGACCCCACGGCACCCACGTCTGTATGGTTTTCGAGGTGCTGGGAGAGAATTTGCTTGGGCTCATCAAGCGCTGGAATCACCGTGGCATTCCCATGCCTCTTGTCAAACAAATTACAAAGCAAGTTCTACTAGGCCTCGACTACCTCCATCGCGAATGCGGTATCATTCACACCGACCTCAAACCAGAAAATGTCCTTATCGAGATTGGGGATGTTGAACAGATCGTTAAGCGCGTCGTCAAACCTGAATCTGCCGAAAAGGAGAACAACCGCAATGGACGTCGGCGCAGAAGGACTCTCATTACTGGCAGTCAACCATTGCCATCtcccctcaacaccagcttCAACCAGTCCAACCTTTTCCCCTCACCGAACACCCACTCTAGTCTTGCTGGTGTCCTGAACGAAGGTAAGCAAGCCATTGATCATCTCGTATATAGTTCAGCAATGACTAATGTGATCTTGTCAGTAGGCAAGTCATCAAAGGAGGCATCTCCTAAACCATCTGACGATGCCCAAAAGCAACGAGAAAAGTCTGC TCGGGAAGTCTCAGGTATCTCTCTAGACAAGTCAAACTCTCCCTCTGCTTCAACAGGCGAAAAGCGCAAGGCAGAAGATGCGCACGCTTTCGATGTTATTAGCGTCAAGATTGCAGACCTGGGCAATGCCTGCTGGGTCAACCACCACTTTACCAACGACATCCAGACAAGACAATATAGATCACCTGAGGTTATTTTGGGTTCCAAATGGGGTGCCAGCACTGATGTATGGAGTATGGCAGCTATG GTGTTTGAGTTAATCACCGGAGATTATTTGTTTGATCCTCAGTCAGGTACCAAGTATGGTAAGGACGATGACCACATTGCTCAAATCATCGAACTACTTGGGCCATTCCCCAAATCTCTATGTCTCAGTGGCAAGTGGAGTCAGGAGATCTTCAACCGAAAGGGAGAATTGCGAAACATCCACCGACTGCGGCATTGGGCTCTACCGGATGTGCTACGCGAGAAGTATCACTTTAAGGAAGACGAGGCAAAGCGTATTGCAGACTTCCTCACCCCAATGTTGGAGTTAGTACCTGAGAAGCGAGCCAATGCTGGCGGAATGGCAGGTCACGTCTGGTTGGAGGATACACCTGGCATGAAGGGGCTGAAGATTGAGGGCCTGGAAGTCGGTGGCCGCGGTGAAGGCATCGACGGCTGGGCGACGGAAGTAAGGAAGAGATAA